In Phaseolus vulgaris cultivar G19833 chromosome 3, P. vulgaris v2.0, whole genome shotgun sequence, the sequence GACACAGGATTAAAATAAATGCTCTCAATGCTCTCATCCATAGAGACCTCCGCCTCTTTTACAGAATAAAATCAGCACTAACCTTCTGTCACCAGGTTGGAGGAATCACAAGTGTTGCCCCCAAACTTCTAGCAACAATCACTGCATCTGCTATCTGATAACCATCATTGGAGTATTAGAGAATAAGGATATAATCAACAGAAACTATCGAAAGAACTATCAGCAACACGCAATCCGAAATCGAGAAGCTAAGGTTGAGAACACATAAAGATTAAGAAAGAAGAAGGGAAACTCACCGTGAGTACGAAACGGTCAATCGCTCAAGCTCAATCGCTCAAATGGTCATGGTCACGTTCCACTGCTCAATCGCTCAAATGCTCATGGTCACGTTCCACTGCTCAATCGCTCAAATGCTCCACTACTCAATCACATTCCACTGCTTAAATGTTCTCAATCGTTCAAGCTCAATCGCTCAATATCTCACTGCTCAATCGCTCAATATCTCAGTGCTCAATCGCTCAAATGCTCCACTGCTCACGATCACGTCCACTGCTCAGTCGCTCAAATGCTCAAGCTCACATTCAAAATGAGTTTACTCCCAAAAATGGAACATACTTTTGACTTTcacaattttattgtttatttaaatttaattttaaaatgcatagCAGGGGTTAAACCTTCAAAATTTAAAGTAGGCATAGTGTGGACTTAACCTTCAAATTTAAGTAGACATAGCGTGGGCTtaaccttaaaaaaattaaaatttattattattattttttaattttttttaagtttgcgTGAGTATAACTCATGCTTTCCcacactttattttattttctttaattgtgAAGGCTTAGCTGACACTATTTAGTGTCCACAAGTGCCACGTCACTTTCTTTTGCAGCTAAATGTACTTTTCTTGGTAATTGTCAAATgactttttattataatatttatattggtAAGACATATGTTTTAAGAGTGATAGTTTAATTGTGTgcatgttttatttttagtcAAAATGATAAGTCACTTTTGTGTCTCAATTTTCATACCTTCCATCAAATATGTGTTTAGCGACTATATAACCTCATGTAtttgaaaaaatcattttgttaTTAGATgtattggaaaaaaaatacgctactagaaaattattaaataaaaattaattttagaaacaaaaataattaatttttatatggactaaattaaatactattttagatattaaaaaaaagtatttgtgtctaaattagtttctattattaataaataatttctaaattgatatttaattagctatcaagattttaactaccaattatttagattctaaaattggtAGTCAAAACTTTTGGTAACTATTTATATACTactttagaaactatttatcaataatataaattaatttaaataccaataatttttttaatctctaaaatagtatataatttaatcaatatatcaaataattattttttttctaaaaataatttgatttgtatttaataatttttttcagttatataaaattaaaagaaaatattgcaATTGAAAAAATGTCATAACCCGTACAactacataatttattatacatctaattctttattaatagtaaaatattaataaaaataatattagaaaaaagtaataataaaaatagttttttcaatttttcaatctttatttgcatcttattttttatttctttatttttcttttcatagcGTAGACAAAAGGAGAAAAAAGGAGAGTGGTAAAAGTTGGTCATTTGAATGAGTAAAGAtgtaagaatatttttaaaataatgacaCCCACCTTAGTTTTTTCACAGAGTTGAAGAAATGTGTAAAAAATAGTcgtaataaaatcatttttaccAATTATGTTTGTTGAAATGTAACGTAAACTCTGAACCCTACAAGGTATAACATAACGTTGCCGATTTTAAACATTCAAATTAAGTAGGAATATTTGTTTCTTCCCACATCTCCATATACATTTATGAGATATCCCATACTAAATGTAAAAATGCATTTTTGTTCttctgtaaaaaaataaattaacttttaaaatttcaattttttataatctgattatataatccggaagttaaatataaatttgaaaaaagacttatgcattatataatccaaaatataaactacactttaacttttttaaaaaaaagtattttttaatacaaaaatttatgggATGACACAAGAACGTATGAAGGTGCACGAAGATGCAATCCACTTGCATAGAGTCTTGTAAGACACTTTTCATTTTGCACCCTAATTACTTGAATGTGCACCCAAGGGATTGTGAAATGGCCATAATATCTTCAGGTCAATTTATATATAGTCCCTGTTTTAATTTCTCTACcacctttcttcttccttaGTCGTCAGAATACCCTTTCATTTGTTGTGATTGTGTGTGAGAATCCTTGCCCATATTAGTATTTTCCTTCGAAGAATCGTTACCGACTTTATTGCACCGTTGTCAAAATAGAACaagtttgtttttgtgtttttctctttgtttttgTTGGTGTTACATTTCTTTGGAATGGTTGACTTGGAACGTATTGAGATTATACAATTCATAACACATTTGAATTGGAGTCATAGAACTTAGTGAAGGCATAGATATCTTAGactataatttttcaaaaaaagatCGAATATCATTAATGGAATGATTTGGCGTTTGGCAGAGATAGGATTAGGACCATAGGTGGGTCATCTCAGGCCGAAGCAAAATAGATACTAATGGCGATGATTCGTAGAAGAGATAGGGAACAATTTTCCCCGACATTCCGATGTGGATGTGTTGCCAACAACTCCAAGAGGACCAAGTAACATTTATGATTTGTTAACAACCTTTATGATACGTCATTGTTAGTCAGTTACACTAACCATGTCACTTTACAACTTTGGGAGGGTAAGGATCAAGACAAATTGAAGTTGGTCTGGCACAGACATAAGTTAGGTAAGTTTTGGGATCCCTCGTCCCAAAATTGAGTCTGTGATGCTTAACACCAGGTTGTTGCCACTATGCAACATTATTTATGAGACCACTTATTTCGGCCTTTGTAGAAAGGTGGCACTGCCACACCAACACTTTTCACCTCCCTATTGGTAAGATGACTATCACGTTGGATGTTATATTTTCTTTGTTGCATTCCCTTATAGTGGGACAAATATGTTCTTATGTGACATTGAATTTCACATCAACATTGTTAATGTTGGTTGAGCTCATTGGAGTGAAATTCGATGATTCCACGATAGAGTTAAGGCAATGTCATGACGCTCATATTAAATTTAGTTGGTTGCACAAAGTGTATGAGGAGTGCATCGTCCATCACAGATGGGACTATGCAACTTAGGCTTATTTGTTGTACCTTGTTAGATGCATTATTTTTGCTGATAAAAGTGTGACATTTGTTAATTTGTTGTACTTGTCTCTTTTTAATAATCTAAGGATGTGTGGTGGGTATGCATGGGAGCAGTCGAACTCACCGACATGTTTGACCAACTGGGGATGCTTCCTTTGCCTAGAAAAAAGTATATGAGAGATTATGTCATGCTTTTATAAGTaaataatatacataatttgaaaatttatattttttttcatttgaagaTATCAATAATGATTTGTTCCTAATGGCACATGCGTGAATATTTGAGCACTTCTTATGGATGAGAATGAGGGATATGAATCCCATATATGAGGAGATTCTCCCTCGGGCACAATTGACATTGTGCGTGCCAAATAGATGATGTCACCTATGTTGGGGTGATCTAGACTTCGTACGATGACCATCATTCGAGTAGGTTGTTTGAGGTGATATCCTTGTTCTTGGGATATATTTGCCTTGAGAGACTTGCTCGCAAAATAATTTGTTGGAGTGTGTACTGTGTCAATATGGGTATAAGCATATGGATCCTCAACTTCCCCCTATTTGAAGGTGGTGTAGTCACTGTTATTGATGATCGATGGTCGCACTCTAATGACCACCTTGTTATTAGTGTAACATTAACTTCACATCCATTAGTCTATATAGGGATATATTATCACACCCGTGCATACTTACCAGGGCAGACGAAGATCAATCATCTATATTGCTACATTGTCTTTCACATAATCTGAATGATGATGAGACACAATTGGTCTCATAGTAGGAGCATGCTTTTTCGGTGATTAGTTTCTCTTGTTATGTCTATTGATATTTTAGTATAATTATttgtgtttaatattttaagtgcATAATATAATTTCATTGAATGCAAGGTATATTTATGAAGATTATCGGTATTTGCATCACATGATTGAATACGAACATGTATTAGAAGACACACCAACATATGATGAAACCTAAAGTGCATTATAGTTAGCACGTGATGTCATAGATGGGGAATCGTTTACATAAGATATCCACATGAAGTACGAGACATGTGACACATATAGTTCTTAGATAGTTTCATATATACATAGATTTtgtagtttaaaattaaaaaatatattataggaCTTCTAATCATTAATAATgacattctatttttttataacaaatgtGTGTGTGAATTTTATATTTGtctaaagtaattttattttttatgaaacaatttacaaataattagaaaagaattaaaaaatatcaactgTCGaaattcgttttttttttttcaattttggatAACACAATCTAAAATGcaattttgaaagaattttgaaAGGATAAAATTGGAATTTCAGTACATATGGGAGAATATTGGGGGTGCAGAATGTAATTCTTCCTTGCAAGATCCTCTTGTATTATTTttcctaaaaaaatattaggtcCAAGAAAAATCACAATCTTCATTCAACCAAAAAagaattattgttgttattccTGATCCTCCATTTGGAGAAATGAATCGTGACTCTGTGATTTGATCAgcagagagggagagagagagagattgaaATTTGGAAGCGGAAAGAGAAAGATCATGTCAACAGCAGAACCTCCTCAATTCCAAGAAGCAGCGCGATGCGTTGTCTGCAATTGCGGTTTCAACACCTTCAGAAGAAGGGTACATCTCTCATCTTCTTCACCTTCGTTCCCAATTTCGATCGGAATTTTCCgctttttaattctattatgtTATGCCCACTCTTTGGATGTGTAATAAACTTTACGAACACTCTGCTGTTTGTTAGCGATTTTGCGATCATCTTGATGCAAAATAGTCGGTGTTTGAATCGGTTGGATAGGttagtgtttttattttaggaatGAGAACGAAGTTTATTAGTTAATAATGTAAGATCAAGAAtggtaatttttattaaatgcttATTGAAGGTGCACAACCCTTGGGATTTAAGTTCTCCCAAATTTACAATGCTTGCTACTTATTGCTGATTTAAGATTCCATACAGAATGAGCCATGGTTATATATTAAACGTCGTATTGGTCATGGTGCGTAGGAGTTGGTTAATCAATATATGCGTCGACCTTTTTTTTGGTTAGGCATGGAGTCGGGTAGGCATgaagtttaatttatatatatttttagtgttCTAGACAAACACTTGATAAGAACTTATCTTATGCTCATGTTATATCAATGAATAAGGTAATGTGGTGAGAATAAAATAGTGGAAATTTTTTGGACGTCTCTGTAAAATATTCCATACTTATGTGTATATAAACCAAGTCCAAACTCTGCTATTTCACGTGAAATTCAGTTCACTGAAAAATTTCCAGTATTGGAAAGTGACTATACTGTATACTTGTGTATAATGTATATATGCAGCACCACTGTAGATCCTGTGGGAGAACATTGTGCAGTGAACATTCATCAAATCAAATGGTATGCTTGTGTATAATGCTTCGGATATTAATGCCAGTGTTATCCTTGATGAATTTCATGTAACGATATACTTCTTTCTAGGCTTTACCACAATTTGGCATTTACTCAAATGTCCGAGTATGTGCTGATTGTTTCAACAACTCAGGGTAAATTACTTTCTCACAACTTCATAGCATGTgctttttattgtttttcaatAATCATTTGGGTTCATggcattttaaaagaaccatttGAGTAAcctcaaaatttaatttattttccatCTTGTTTAGTTGAACTTGTGATCTGTTTAAGCATAAATGCATGACTTAACTATTGAAGTTTTTTCTAGGCTATTTACCCTAAATACACCGGATCTCTTTATTTGATTTGGAAAGTCTCCAAGCTCAAGCAGTTTTGGAATAGtatttcttttgtctttttgGTGGGGAAAGTCTTTTTATCCTAATGGATATGGCAAAATGTTAATTGAAAAAGTTGTGTGCATGCTTTTTCTTATAAAAGAATAAAGTCATCAAGATGAGGAGAAGGGTATTACGAAGTGTTAGGAGGATTAAAGTTTCTCcttggaaaagaaaaaaaagggaaGGTAGAGGGAGAGAAAATAGAACACATCAATGAAAAAAGTTACCCAATCCTTCCCTCAACATATTTTTAACAGGGAAAACCCTTTTCCAAAGACCATTACAAAATAGAGAGGCTGAGAGCGTAGTCTTACAAAAGTTACGTGgagtaataatataaattatttagcaTGAAAAAAGGTCTCATGATAAACATTCAAACTTTTATTTCACTCACAATAATGGATTGGAAATGCATATCCCCCAACCTCTGGGACAGCATAATGCATATCTTATTTATCAgaattatccttttttttttactctgaAGGGCCATTGGCCCAATTGTCTAAATGAAAGGAAAACGtcctcttgttttttttttcttttacttccATTTGTTTatgtttctctttttatttGTCAATTTGGCTTTCCTCTACtagtattttctttttctttttcttttgtaaaaatatCGCTATTTTCTACACAAGACCAATATTATTTAGGAATTAATTATACATTACATATTCTCCGTGGGCAAAGGTCTGGAAAGGATGTACCACAGGGTTCTTCGGGCAGAGCTAACAGTGTGACGGATACAATTTCTAAATTGGATATTAATGCTAATGTTGATTCAAAATCCATAGCAACTGCAGAGAATAATCTTGTATCAGACATTAAAGAGTGTAAGTGTGGAATGCCACTTTGCATCTGTGAAGCTCCCGCCCCTTCCTCTGATGCACCCTCCCAACAGGTAATAATTCTTAATATCATatgcatattttcttttttgtttgcACAATTTGCAGACTCATAATTTTTCTGTCTATCCTCTGTTACAGAGGAAACCCAGTCCAGTTATTGCAGCTCCATCAAATCCTAAACCTAAGAAAACAGACACTGCTCCGAAAAATAGAAGCTCCAGTTCAACTAGCAAATTTAGGTAAGGACTGATTAATTCATATCTATTTTTGCTGAAGTGAAATTGAATTTTCAGTTGACCTGAAATTATAtatggtgtgtgtgtgtgtgagagagagagagagagagtgagagagagtgagagagagagagagcatGGGATGAATTATGCATGTTTAAACAACAGAAACACTATTGATTTATAAGAGAGAAAacataattacaaaatattcaGTTACCCTATTTTGagctaataatttaaatatcgAATCAATCTAATTAATCCTAATAACAACCGTTACTATATTTACAAGATTCTAAAACTCTCGTCTAGAGCTGGAGTATGTAGGTCATACACACCAAGCTTGTTTCATATGTAGTTAATTCGAGGACCCCCTAGTGACTTATTGAATATATCTACTAGTTGATCACGGGAATTGTCAAAACTAATAGTTATTTCCGTGGATATGATGGGATGATCAACTTCAATATGCTTCGTCCTTTCATGGAATACTAGATTGAGGCAATGTACATGTTGACCTGGTTATCACATATAAGAGACAATTATGTAACTTTCCCAAACTTTAGTTCCTAAAGCAATTGTTTGAGCCATATAAGCTCTTGATTGGCTATAGCCATAGTTCATACTCCGCCTCCGCATTGGACCTGTCTACAACATTGTGCTTCTTGCTTTTCTAAGAGACAATGTTATCCTTGACAAATATACAAAACCTAGAAATGGACCTTTTATCAATGGTGGAGCTTACCTGGTATGCATCAAGATATCTGACAACTCAAGTGTATCCTTTGTCTTTGAACAAAATATCCTTTCCTAGATCTCCTTTAATGTATTGATCAATGTGAGTCACTGTGTTCCAATATTCCTTACATGGAGAGTTGAGGAATTGACTTACTACACTTATTGTGAATAAGATATTTGGAAGGGTAATAATAAGGTAGTTCACCTTTGTGATATCAAGATCTTTCATTTGGAAAAGGCTTGAAGAGATGTTTCTCCACCTTTGTGATGTCGAGATGATCAACATAAACAACCAGATAGATACAACTATGATTAAAAACAGAATGGTCAACCTCATTCTTAGTCATAGCAAATTGTTGAATCATTATATTGAATCTATTGAACCATGCTTTGGATGGTTGTTTGAGGCCCTATAAAGGTTTTTGCAATTGACATACAAGACCAAAAAACTCCTGTTGAGCAACAAAGCAAGGAGGTTCCTCAAGCATATTaccatcttaaaaaaaattcttgatGTCCAATTGATATAGAGGCCAATGATGAATGGAAACTATAGACAAGAGTAGTCGCATAAAAGGCACCTTGGCAACGGGAGAAAAAATATTCCCATAATCCAATCCAAGATATGAGTATAGTCTTTTTTGTGATGAGATGAGTCTTAAGTTGGCCATTGTTGTGTATTGACCAACCTTGACTATATACACCTATAACCAACCAACCATTGACTTCCTTGTTGGTAGAGGAACATGGTTCAAAGTCCTATTGCTCTCTATAATGCAAACATCTTGTTTATTATTGCTTATTTTTATCTTGGATGGACAAAGACTTCAGTTGTATTCTTAGGAATAGAAGAAGAGGACAAGGAAGAAAGACAAGAATACTAGAAAGTAGAAACATTACAATGACTCGAAAAAGTATAAGGAGAAGCATGTTTATGAGTAGAATGTATACTTTTTTTAGagtaatagaaattatttactCAGGAGTCGGGACTGGAGGATGAGATGAATGAGTTGGCTCCAAAGGTGAGTTTGTGGTGTTGTTAGTGCTAGTTAGCAGCTGCATAGGATGGGTACAGTGTTGATAGACTTGAAAAGGTGAAGATGGATCTGGAAGGAGTTGAGACTCCTTCAGAGGACAAAAATGTACCAATATAGTCGTAATTGAAGAAGTTTTGGATGTAGATGGTTCACGCCAAAAAAAAGTAACCATTTGAAAGAAGGTGACGTCAACAAAGATGAAATGCCTGCGAAGAGTATGAGAATAACACTTGTACCGTTTTTGAGATCTTGGACACCCACATTTATGAGACCAAGGAGAGTTTGTAAATCCTAGAGTCAAGAGCATGAGCAAAACATGTAGAACCAAAGACCCGAGATGGTAAAGGATTGAGAGAGAGTGGTAAAGATATAGAACTTGTTGAGGGATTTACCTTTTAGAATGGAGGAAGACACAAAGTGGATAAGATATCACGTAATAAGTATTGCATTACCGAAGAAATGATAAAGGACATGAAAGCAGAGAAGAAGAGTTCGTGTGGTATAAAAATGTCAATTTTGCATtaactccattttgttggagtATGAGGACAACATGTTTGATGTAATACACCATGAGACGTCATAAGGTGTGAAACTGAGTAATCCGATACTCGTTCATTATCACTTTATAAGGTGTGAATATGGGTACTAAATTGATTGttgattttaattaaaaataactctAAACAATCTTTCAATAAATATAACTACATACAACAATTAAACTTATCTATATAAGTAACTAAATGTCTTGACCCTAATGTAGAGGAAATACTACTCAAACTCCAAACTTTTGAATGCACCAAAACAAAAGGGGACGAAGCCTAACTAATAGTGCGGCTAAAAATAGAACTTTGGTTATGCTTACCCAATTAACATGACTCACAAAAATCTAACTTAGAAAGACTAGGGATTGATTGTTTCAACTTATTAAGACTTGGATATCCTAACTGATTGTGAACCAATGGGGATGTTGTTGCCAATCCAACAAGATAAGGCCTATTGAGCTAATAGAGACTATGAGTCTCACATCTAAAGTTAGTTGTTCACCCACGTTCTTTGCTCCTACAAGAAAGTAATCTTTAGCAAAAAAATGACACAATTAAGAGATTGTGTTAGTTGATTGATGGACAATAAATTAAGGGAAGTCCTAGGGACATAAAGGACACTATGAATAGAAAGAGAAGGAATATGATAGACAATACCAACACTTCGGGATTGTGTGTAAGAACCATTTACCATGGTGACAAAGGGTTAATAACCAAAAGTAGTAagtgaagaaaaaataaatttattgccAATGATACGATGACTCAAAATCAAGGACCCAAGAGCCTAAAAAGTGTGAGATGCCATCGTAGGAATTACTATTTCGTGCAATAGTAGCAATGGAGCCAACCTAACGATGTTCGTACCATTTCAGGAAGTTGTTATAGAAAGGTGATGagactaaataaaaaatcaacagAGAAGTCGAAGCTAAAGAGGAGGACTAGAACTCTGAGCGACCTAGAAAGTTCAAGAAGGTTAACCATGCAAAGTTTATCAATTGTGTGTCCCAACCTTTGACAATGTTTGCATCAAGGTCCTCCTTTGCCCCCTTTATGTAGTAAAGGTATGTTAGTTAGAGACTAAATTAGAAGAGTCAAGTGAAATAGGAAGGGGCTAAGATTCAAAGGAAGCTTTGGTAGGAACACGAAGGAGAGTCGCCCAGGTACTGTCCATGATAGCTTCCGTGGGGCTACCTAGGATTTGAGCACAAACATGAGAATACTTTATGGGTAAATCATATAGGGCCGAGGATATGAAAAACTTCTAATGATTTTGAAGTTGTGCTACAAGAGTAGAAGCAGAGACCTTGCCAAATGAATTAACATAGAATCCTTAATCTGACAACCCTATGGATGGTCATGAGATCTTCAAAATCCTAATAGAGTCTCTGACAAGTGTTTGTAGAAAGTTGTTTGGCCTATGTCTGAATAGCTTTAAAGGTTTTGTGAGTGTGTAGTACATGGCGAAGAGATGGGTTAATGGTGGCTTAGATGGTACAAGACAACTAAGTTCGACCTTCTTCCATGGAGGATGATCTACTGAGgaaaaagttttattttgtttttgtgagATGTGTATCATTTTGAATAAGCCAAAGTTCAATGAGAAGCCCATGAGAAGTAGTTCTTACCATCCAATTGCTCAGATGAGAGTGATATAGTGACATGACTAGTAAAAAACTGAGTGTCAAACTTCGCAGTGCTAGAGGTAGCCATTAGTCAACAAGAAGAGAGAAAATGCCAAATAGTAATAATGGCAAAAAATGGGATAAAATAGTCGCAAGGAGATGTCCAAACACCAAACCGAGACCATATCTAAATAGAAGAAAGATTGATGAACAAATCCCAGTTGATAGTGTTAGGAATAGACACTACTAGATGCGTTGTCGCACAGATTGGATTTGGCAGCTTGTGGGAGAAACACACATGGGTAGAGGCAGTGTGCATGGGTGCATTTTCAACCTTTGGTGGGAATAGACTAGTCTTGAGGAGACAAAGTCCATGGTGTGGTTGCTCGTCAGAAAAGACTAGTGGTGGTGGCAAGAATAGAGATGCCAAAACattgatgaaaaaataaaaaagattctGATGAACAGTGGGTTTATCGTGATATCTTGGAATCAGCATTTGTTAGGCTCTAGATCAAGAGAGCATATGATGAATTTTGTGTGTATAGACCATAACGGAGCTATTGAATTTATGGGAGAAAAGTATTCAATTACCATATTTTAGActaataacatatatatatatatatatatatatagaatcaATCTAATTAATCTTAATATACACGTTACTATATTTACAAGATTCTAACAGTATTATCGTATATTAAGTATTCCTTGGCTAAGATGGTAACTGGGAAGTCATAGGCATTTTCCCTGACCTGTCATCCGAAACCCATAAGCTGAAAAGGCAAGCAATTCCTAGAAAATTAAGGAATGGATTAATGTTGGAATATTCTGGACTGGAATTATAATCTAGCCTAGATACCATAATGGTTGTTTGCTATTTATTCTTATGTTCCTTGTGAATATGAGAGATGAAGTACATTCATCTggaaaatttagtttttttaatatactgACATTTCTTCAAGATACTGCATTTATGAAGTAATCACGAGTCTCATTATGCCTAAGCTAAGCTCATAGGCTGTTGACCTCTAATTCATGAGTTCTCATGCATTTAATTTGTCACTTATTTGTATCCGATACTCTAAAATGTTTTACTGATACTTATCAATTCAATCTATGAAGCACTAATTCTTTTATGATGtcaatattcataaaaaaaatattttgacaatgtctaagaaatgtaattttaatttgtatttgcacaattgtaattatatatttattatgtttttagaatttttgtaaatttttaaatgTGTATCTGGCATGTatcatatttttgttatttttaaaataagcaTATTGTCGTTGTATCAGATAAGCATCATATCCCTGCATCATAGTTCATGAATTAATTTTGCTCTTTAGTGTTTtcttattatgttattatttgaTAGTTTATGATGTAAATTTACAGTTCTATGAATGGTACCTCAGACAGACCTCAAAGTGATTATGAAGTTAGTGGAGAGGTAAATGTTTTTGttgtttaaatttaaacaattaCTTCTCTACATTGTGCAAAACGATATTGGGAACTGAAAATCATATGTTGAATTAACTGTGACGCTTTCAGGGTTTAAGAGAAGCAATAAAAAATGGTGACATTGGTGCTGTTAAGAAACTTCTTAATGAGGTTTGTCACTTTCAAAATAGACACATAC encodes:
- the LOC137807121 gene encoding uncharacterized protein codes for the protein MSTAEPPQFQEAARCVVCNCGFNTFRRRHHCRSCGRTLCSEHSSNQMALPQFGIYSNVRVCADCFNNSGSGKDVPQGSSGRANSVTDTISKLDINANVDSKSIATAENNLVSDIKECKCGMPLCICEAPAPSSDAPSQQRKPSPVIAAPSNPKPKKTDTAPKNRSSSSTSKFSSMNGTSDRPQSDYEVSGEGLREAIKNGDIGAVKKLLNEGVDANYKDKQGLSLLHLAAVFNQTDIVFTLMDSGASLEHKNAQGETPLDCAPATLQYKMRKKMEEGGAMV